A window from Cerasicoccus sp. TK19100 encodes these proteins:
- a CDS encoding alpha-mannosidase: MITSPKTLAKLARIEANYRARIFLPQSVLNSEYLETSEHWRAVPAKNSNWQHADSGLKWGSSGSSAWFLASWTADQDYHEPLFIAADTGGCEAMFWINGKPAGIFNHADYKHQRGDHVALLLTTSARAGETFEIAVESYAGHEIVGVHPGDTPETQDAYRPPFTREYKTINLLRRDEQVMDFVIDLHLARTLEEGLPERNFRKGELLAALSEVFATIWEEPDTVEENVWRECLRRASKILKTVLAKRNGDSAPRAGLVGHSHLDTAWLWTIDETIRKCARTYSNVLRLMEQYPEYRFVQSSALHADFMREHYPEIFDGIQRRAREGRWEPNGGAWVEPDVNLAGGEALIRQFIYGQGFTQEHFGYKSDVFWLPDTFGYTAALPQILLGCGIRYFLTTKLSWNETNSFPYDTFWWEGIDGSKVFTHFNDIHCAPDPGTLLNKLAGSGPKDFRTTENCVRHPDVNQMRLVSFGKGDGGGGPDFTMLEVARRVGDIDGCPRGEYTTVSDFMQELENHAVRAPLYCGELYVESHRGVFTQQASIKRLNRAAEFALHNLEYCAARAQLTDVNVDRARLERLWKTLLLNQFHDILPGTSIPEVHDRAIRELSALVADARAFSTELLDKLSDSATDAISLHNTLSWNRESAWIPAEFPLPANVVAQTIDTPWGERRHILAGLNLPPLGASVLPINRIPQDTNKAAAETDCPFTFDGSVVTTPYANIRLDEAGCIDSWIDLASGRELRAPNRGPLNNLVFGEDIPAQWDNWDIDADLESKLAPLVSKCEIKVAAKGSLQLRLRRKVQLTPRSWLEQDMVFHAHTARVDFETAVQWEEPHRYLGAEFPLAIHSPTARHEIQFGHLQRGTHANFSEDRARFEVSQHKWSDLSEADFGVALLNDGKYGLSVRGGKIRLSLMKGGGHPDPRGDRGFHFFTYSLLPHHGGFSVESVVRPAYEQNTPLLIHTSATRETASLIDNVAPNAVVETIKPAEDGRGIIVRLYDAAGAASKLAFTPAASLTQQTDCNLLEEPVDTPEWHRPFGIRSVRLTR; the protein is encoded by the coding sequence CCTCTTCATCGCAGCCGACACCGGCGGCTGCGAAGCCATGTTCTGGATCAACGGCAAACCTGCAGGCATCTTCAACCATGCCGATTACAAGCATCAGCGCGGCGACCACGTCGCGCTGCTGCTGACCACATCCGCGCGCGCTGGAGAGACCTTCGAGATCGCTGTGGAGTCCTACGCCGGTCATGAAATCGTGGGCGTGCATCCCGGCGACACGCCGGAAACTCAGGACGCCTACCGCCCGCCATTCACCCGCGAATATAAAACGATCAACCTACTCCGCCGTGACGAACAGGTCATGGACTTCGTGATTGATCTCCACTTGGCACGTACGCTGGAGGAAGGCCTGCCGGAGCGCAATTTTCGCAAGGGCGAGCTCCTCGCCGCACTGAGCGAAGTCTTCGCCACAATCTGGGAAGAACCCGACACAGTCGAAGAAAATGTCTGGCGTGAGTGCCTACGCCGGGCGTCCAAAATCCTGAAAACCGTCTTGGCCAAGCGCAATGGCGATTCAGCACCACGGGCGGGGCTCGTCGGCCACTCACACCTCGACACTGCCTGGTTGTGGACCATCGACGAAACCATCCGCAAATGCGCGCGTACTTATAGCAACGTACTGCGCCTCATGGAGCAGTATCCCGAATATCGTTTTGTTCAGAGCTCTGCACTCCACGCAGACTTCATGCGCGAACACTACCCTGAGATCTTCGACGGCATCCAGCGACGCGCGCGCGAAGGCCGCTGGGAGCCCAATGGCGGAGCCTGGGTTGAGCCCGACGTAAACCTCGCAGGCGGCGAGGCGCTCATCCGCCAATTCATTTATGGTCAAGGCTTCACCCAAGAGCATTTCGGCTACAAGTCGGATGTGTTCTGGCTGCCCGACACTTTCGGCTACACCGCTGCCCTTCCCCAGATCCTGCTCGGCTGCGGCATCCGCTACTTCCTGACCACTAAACTGAGTTGGAACGAGACCAACAGCTTCCCCTATGACACCTTCTGGTGGGAAGGTATCGACGGCTCAAAGGTATTTACACACTTCAACGACATCCATTGCGCTCCCGACCCCGGCACGCTGCTCAACAAGCTTGCTGGCTCTGGCCCCAAAGACTTCCGCACCACAGAAAACTGTGTGCGCCACCCTGACGTCAACCAGATGCGCCTTGTCTCCTTCGGCAAGGGCGACGGCGGCGGCGGGCCCGACTTTACCATGCTCGAGGTGGCCCGCCGTGTGGGGGACATCGACGGCTGCCCGCGTGGCGAATACACCACCGTCTCCGACTTCATGCAGGAATTGGAAAACCACGCCGTCCGCGCCCCCCTTTATTGCGGCGAGCTTTATGTGGAGAGCCATCGCGGCGTCTTCACCCAGCAGGCCTCCATCAAGCGACTAAACCGCGCCGCAGAGTTCGCCCTACACAACCTCGAATACTGTGCCGCGCGCGCTCAATTAACCGACGTAAATGTCGATCGCGCACGGCTCGAACGCCTTTGGAAAACTCTGCTCCTAAACCAATTTCACGACATCCTGCCAGGCACCTCAATCCCTGAAGTTCACGATCGCGCCATCCGGGAGCTCAGCGCTCTCGTCGCCGATGCACGCGCCTTCAGCACCGAGTTGCTGGATAAATTATCTGACTCCGCCACCGACGCGATCAGCCTACACAATACCTTGAGCTGGAACAGAGAATCCGCATGGATCCCCGCCGAGTTTCCTCTTCCCGCCAACGTCGTTGCGCAAACCATCGATACGCCGTGGGGTGAGCGTCGCCACATCCTGGCCGGGCTCAATCTGCCACCGCTCGGCGCCTCCGTATTGCCAATCAACCGCATACCGCAGGATACCAACAAAGCGGCAGCCGAAACCGATTGCCCTTTTACCTTCGACGGTTCCGTGGTCACAACGCCATACGCGAATATCCGACTCGATGAGGCCGGGTGTATCGACTCGTGGATCGACCTGGCCAGCGGACGCGAGCTGCGCGCCCCAAACCGAGGCCCACTCAACAACCTGGTCTTCGGCGAAGACATTCCAGCACAATGGGACAATTGGGACATTGACGCCGACCTCGAAAGCAAGCTCGCGCCTCTCGTATCCAAGTGCGAAATAAAGGTCGCCGCCAAGGGCTCACTGCAACTACGCCTGCGGCGCAAAGTGCAGCTGACACCACGCTCCTGGCTGGAGCAGGATATGGTATTTCACGCCCACACCGCACGCGTCGACTTCGAAACTGCGGTCCAGTGGGAGGAGCCGCATCGCTACCTGGGGGCGGAGTTTCCACTCGCTATTCATAGCCCAACGGCGCGGCACGAAATCCAGTTTGGGCACCTGCAGCGCGGCACCCATGCAAACTTCTCCGAGGACCGTGCGCGTTTCGAAGTCAGCCAACATAAGTGGAGCGATCTGTCGGAGGCGGACTTCGGCGTCGCCTTGCTCAATGATGGTAAATACGGCCTCTCGGTTCGCGGCGGCAAGATTCGCCTGTCCCTCATGAAAGGTGGTGGACACCCGGACCCGCGCGGCGACCGCGGCTTCCACTTTTTCACCTACTCGCTGCTGCCTCATCATGGCGGTTTTTCAGTCGAGTCGGTCGTGCGGCCTGCTTATGAGCAGAATACGCCCCTGTTGATTCACACCAGCGCCACACGCGAAACGGCATCGCTAATCGACAACGTCGCTCCCAATGCTGTCGTGGAAACCATCAAGCCCGCCGAGGACGGCCGAGGTATTATTGTGCGCCTTTACGACGCCGCCGGTGCTGCCTCAAAGCTCGCCTTCACGCCAGCCGCATCACTGACCCAGCAAACGGATTGCAACCTTCTTGAGGAACCGGTTGACACGCCGGAATGGCATCGCCCCTTTGGCATCCGTAGCGTCCGCCTGACTCGATAA
- a CDS encoding GntR family transcriptional regulator, which produces MSSSDYQEEEFIRQSNFVQCDDSTRYQAAKSMIRRMVLSGEVGQSQQLKPELEICRDTNLSRTTVRKAIADLVEEGLLVRFRGRGTFVNIERSKSQQKLLALLVSHHEGVSGAYDLMIRGAQDAAARLGYQLILANARNEMSTAMDQVIRLNELRVAGTLVVPLQTSETHKHTKSIVNALIQTGQKVVLVDDYSQDGHVSVSSQNKEAMVDLTNHLIDQGYRRIAFLTCLSTEVACEREAGFLEAMKEHGLDLPPEYFLTVGKREPEKQGIQEIDVFMAMREPPEAIICLHDIIALNAMKRCKERGWRVPEDVAIVGFDDLPQAAVSSPPLTSVHQPLRRCGARAVELIVKLLEGVEIEHRNNRLPCHLVIRESSKKAVTVET; this is translated from the coding sequence ATGAGCAGTTCAGATTATCAAGAGGAAGAGTTTATCCGTCAGTCAAATTTTGTTCAGTGTGATGATTCCACTCGTTATCAAGCTGCAAAATCAATGATCAGGCGAATGGTGCTGAGTGGTGAGGTGGGGCAAAGCCAGCAGCTAAAGCCCGAGCTTGAGATATGCCGCGATACGAACTTGTCCCGGACAACCGTTCGCAAAGCGATCGCGGATTTGGTTGAGGAGGGTTTGCTGGTCCGTTTTCGCGGACGAGGCACCTTTGTCAATATTGAGCGAAGCAAGTCCCAGCAGAAGCTACTCGCTTTGCTGGTTTCACACCATGAAGGGGTTTCAGGTGCGTATGATTTGATGATTCGTGGTGCTCAGGACGCTGCGGCTCGCCTCGGTTATCAGTTGATCCTCGCGAATGCCAGAAACGAAATGAGCACGGCAATGGATCAGGTAATACGCTTAAATGAGCTCCGAGTGGCGGGCACACTTGTCGTGCCGCTGCAAACTTCTGAAACTCATAAGCACACCAAGAGCATTGTGAATGCCCTTATTCAGACCGGGCAAAAAGTTGTGCTGGTCGATGATTATTCGCAAGATGGACACGTGAGTGTTTCGAGCCAGAATAAGGAGGCTATGGTGGACCTCACCAATCATTTAATCGATCAAGGATACCGACGCATTGCATTCCTAACGTGTCTTTCGACTGAAGTTGCCTGCGAGCGCGAGGCAGGCTTCCTTGAAGCGATGAAGGAACATGGCTTGGATTTACCACCGGAGTATTTCCTGACGGTTGGAAAGCGCGAGCCTGAGAAACAGGGTATTCAGGAAATTGATGTCTTTATGGCGATGCGTGAGCCGCCAGAGGCGATTATTTGCCTGCATGATATTATCGCTTTAAACGCCATGAAACGATGCAAAGAACGTGGCTGGCGCGTGCCTGAAGATGTGGCAATCGTCGGTTTTGATGATTTGCCTCAAGCGGCGGTTTCTTCTCCGCCATTGACTAGTGTGCACCAACCTTTGCGTCGTTGCGGCGCGCGCGCTGTGGAACTGATTGTGAAGCTCCTGGAAGGTGTCGAGATCGAGCACCGGAATAATCGCTTACCCTGCCACCTGGTCATTCGTGAGTCTTCAAAGAAAGCTGTGACTGTTGAGACTTAA